The Heyndrickxia vini genome contains a region encoding:
- a CDS encoding DUF3993 domain-containing protein, whose product MRIFTVASVFILIILCSGQAINVYASTDDSSIKPIVKRAFDAQVQLSEKERSLKDIKELMEPYFTRKFIPLFLKENLVKTDHGYQTFGTDFPLYYIPFFTYDENTIVVKDRNCFYVVESINHRQEGPVQYEKDYKGVRLIRENGKWKIDEVLEKVPEKIVNQIEGKQKDTTGMTEGTKGYIIHSFSSVNKNLNLNHPLEKFNHRFFSLNSFLRII is encoded by the coding sequence ATGCGAATCTTTACAGTTGCCAGTGTTTTTATTTTAATAATTCTTTGTAGTGGACAAGCCATTAATGTGTATGCAAGTACGGACGATTCATCGATTAAACCGATCGTAAAAAGGGCTTTTGACGCGCAAGTACAATTGAGTGAAAAGGAACGGTCACTAAAAGATATTAAAGAGTTAATGGAGCCATATTTCACGAGAAAATTTATTCCATTATTTCTTAAAGAAAATCTAGTTAAAACAGACCACGGTTATCAAACTTTTGGAACTGATTTTCCATTATACTATATCCCTTTCTTTACTTATGATGAAAATACAATTGTCGTAAAAGATAGAAATTGTTTTTATGTTGTTGAATCTATTAATCATCGCCAAGAAGGACCTGTGCAATATGAAAAAGATTACAAAGGTGTGCGATTAATTCGTGAAAATGGCAAGTGGAAGATTGATGAGGTTTTAGAAAAAGTACCCGAAAAAATTGTAAACCAAATAGAGGGCAAACAAAAGGATACTACAGGTATGACCGAGGGAACGAAAGGTTATATAATACATTCATTTTCTTCGGTAAATAAAAATTTGAACTTAAACCATCCTTTAGAGAAATTCAATCATCGCTTTTTTAGTCTTAACTCCTTTTTACGCATCATTTAA
- the fadH gene encoding 2,4-dienoyl-CoA reductase, whose protein sequence is MKDKVVIITGGSSGMGMHMAYRFAKEGASVVVTGRNEERLENVKKELLQFHSNILTVQMDVRNPEDVDRMVQEVNDQFGRIDFLVNNAAGNFITHAEKLSVNGWNSVINIVLNGTFYCSRAVGNYWIDNKIKGSILNMVATYAWDAGPGVVHSAAAKAGVLSLTRTLAVEWGRKYGIRVNAIAPGPIERTGGADKLWESEEAAKRTLHSVPLGRLGTPEEIAGLAYYLFSEQAAYINGECITMDGGQWLNQYPF, encoded by the coding sequence TTGAAAGATAAAGTTGTAATTATTACTGGTGGCTCCAGTGGAATGGGAATGCATATGGCGTATCGCTTTGCAAAAGAAGGGGCGAGTGTTGTTGTTACTGGAAGGAATGAAGAACGCCTTGAAAATGTAAAAAAGGAGTTACTGCAGTTTCATTCAAATATTTTGACTGTACAGATGGATGTAAGAAATCCGGAAGACGTTGACAGGATGGTACAAGAAGTAAATGATCAGTTTGGTAGAATTGATTTTTTAGTGAATAATGCAGCAGGAAACTTTATTACTCATGCAGAAAAGTTATCTGTGAATGGGTGGAATTCTGTAATAAATATTGTATTAAATGGAACTTTTTATTGCTCAAGGGCAGTAGGAAATTATTGGATTGATAATAAGATAAAAGGAAGCATATTAAATATGGTAGCAACATATGCTTGGGATGCTGGTCCTGGTGTCGTACATTCTGCCGCCGCTAAGGCAGGAGTATTGTCTTTAACCCGTACTCTAGCTGTTGAGTGGGGAAGAAAATATGGAATACGGGTAAATGCGATTGCACCCGGACCTATTGAAAGAACGGGTGGAGCGGATAAACTCTGGGAATCGGAGGAGGCTGCAAAAAGAACACTACATAGTGTACCACTAGGACGATTAGGAACACCAGAAGAAATCGCGGGGCTAGCTTATTATCTTTTTTCCGAACAAGCAGCATATATTAATGGTGAGTGCATTACAATGGATGGCGGTCAATGGTTAAATCAATATCCTTTTTAA
- a CDS encoding LysR family transcriptional regulator: MSTNEFYLLSVLAEEMNMRKAAERLFVSQPALSQRLQNIEKQWGTKLFLRTQKGLILTPSGELVIRFANNVLDQEEKVKEQIQTLESKVHGTLKIACASIVGQNWLPKVLKTFVDQYPHAKISLITGWSSEILKSLYDDEVHIGILRGSTDWKGHKKHLFEDTLYLVDKEIQHVEDVLKTDRPFIQFKSDSNYYQEIQDWWHRQFQTTPKRTIVVDQIETCKQMTFNGIGYAILPAITLNESAKDMYKIPLKGDHDQRLKRDTWLLGYESAFKLKQVQAFVEVINDFIANQPHTF, encoded by the coding sequence ATGTCGACAAATGAATTTTACCTTTTATCTGTTCTTGCGGAGGAAATGAATATGCGTAAGGCTGCGGAGCGCCTTTTCGTTTCTCAACCCGCACTATCGCAAAGACTGCAAAATATTGAAAAACAATGGGGAACTAAATTATTCCTGCGAACACAAAAAGGATTGATCTTAACACCTTCTGGTGAGTTGGTGATTCGATTTGCAAATAATGTACTCGACCAAGAAGAAAAAGTTAAAGAACAAATTCAAACTTTAGAATCTAAAGTGCATGGTACTTTAAAAATTGCTTGTGCTTCGATTGTTGGTCAAAATTGGCTTCCTAAAGTTTTGAAAACATTTGTGGATCAATATCCTCATGCGAAAATTTCATTAATTACCGGTTGGAGTAGCGAAATATTAAAATCGCTTTATGATGATGAAGTTCATATTGGAATTCTTCGTGGCTCTACGGATTGGAAAGGACATAAAAAGCATTTATTTGAAGATACGTTATATTTGGTAGATAAAGAAATCCAACATGTTGAAGATGTGTTGAAAACGGATCGGCCATTTATCCAATTTAAAAGTGACTCCAATTATTATCAAGAAATTCAAGATTGGTGGCACCGTCAATTTCAGACGACCCCAAAACGTACGATCGTGGTTGACCAAATTGAAACATGTAAGCAAATGACTTTCAATGGAATCGGATATGCGATATTACCAGCGATTACTTTAAATGAATCTGCAAAAGATATGTATAAGATTCCATTGAAAGGTGATCATGATCAAAGATTAAAACGCGATACATGGTTACTTGGCTATGAATCTGCCTTTAAACTGAAACAAGTACAAGCTTTTGTTGAAGTGATAAACGATTTTATAGCAAATCAACCACATACTTTTTAA
- a CDS encoding RNA polymerase sigma factor, which translates to MKKKKSADQLTSFIFEHKEDFYRLAYSYVKNSEDALDIVQESIQKAIVAKDFVKNPLSIKSWFYKIVVNTSLDYLRKSKKITLVNDETLDFFSSGTEDVYQNIDLKRSLEELPLKYRTVIILRYFEDLKIEDIASILSEKVSTVKTRLYKALELLRIKMQ; encoded by the coding sequence ATGAAGAAAAAAAAGTCAGCTGACCAGTTAACATCTTTCATTTTTGAGCACAAGGAAGATTTTTATCGACTCGCTTATAGCTATGTAAAAAATTCTGAAGATGCATTAGATATTGTTCAGGAATCAATTCAAAAGGCAATTGTAGCAAAAGATTTTGTAAAAAATCCCCTTTCAATTAAAAGTTGGTTTTATAAAATTGTCGTAAATACTTCCTTAGATTACTTAAGAAAGTCAAAAAAAATCACTTTAGTTAATGACGAAACACTAGATTTCTTTAGTTCCGGAACAGAAGATGTTTATCAAAACATTGATTTAAAAAGATCCTTAGAGGAACTTCCACTCAAATATCGAACGGTTATTATTCTCCGATATTTTGAAGATTTAAAAATAGAGGATATTGCTTCTATTTTAAGCGAAAAGGTTAGTACAGTAAAAACTCGCCTTTATAAAGCTCTGGAGCTATTAAGAATAAAAATGCAATGA
- the cbpB gene encoding cyclic-di-AMP-binding protein CbpB produces MISLQSNEFLEPKINDFMIASEKVAHVQIGNSLEHALLVLTKSGYSAIPVLDPKYKLHGLISSSLITESILGLERIEFEKLSEKKVEDVMTTKIPRLHIDDHFEKALGLLIDHPFLCVEDNEGYFAGIFTRRSLLKELKKHVQKLNHL; encoded by the coding sequence ATGATTTCCTTACAGAGTAACGAATTTCTTGAACCAAAAATCAATGATTTTATGATCGCTTCGGAAAAAGTGGCACATGTTCAGATTGGCAATAGTCTGGAACATGCATTATTAGTACTTACAAAAAGCGGCTATTCAGCTATCCCAGTATTAGATCCAAAATACAAATTACACGGGCTTATTAGTTCATCCTTAATTACTGAATCGATTTTAGGCCTAGAAAGAATTGAATTTGAAAAACTGAGCGAAAAAAAAGTGGAAGATGTCATGACAACGAAAATACCAAGATTACACATTGATGACCACTTTGAGAAAGCTTTAGGTCTTCTTATCGATCATCCTTTTCTATGTGTAGAGGATAATGAGGGCTATTTTGCAGGAATTTTTACAAGAAGATCATTGCTTAAGGAATTAAAAAAGCATGTACAAAAATTAAATCATTTATAA
- a CDS encoding anti-sigma-V factor rsiV, with protein sequence MDKKLEKMKSEYKNIPIPKELDEVVKKAVQTKRKKPFHYQWLVGVAAAAVIFTGSVNISPTFAKTLATIPVIGPIVEVITIKEIHIDEKNYNAHLKTPKINHLDNKSLENNLNKKYIEENQKLYKDFSKEVETLKKQGGGHLGIDSGYEVKTDDERILSIARFVEQTQASSYTTIKFDTIDKKNKILLTLPSLFKDSKYINIISENIKEQMRKQIKQDDNKIYWVDQAGLEDLNKDEVFKHISADQNFYINPDHKLVISFNEYEVAPGYMGAVEFVIPTEILLNDLVGHEYIQ encoded by the coding sequence ATGGATAAAAAATTAGAAAAAATGAAAAGTGAGTATAAAAATATACCTATCCCTAAAGAATTAGATGAAGTTGTTAAAAAAGCAGTACAGACGAAAAGAAAAAAGCCTTTTCACTATCAATGGCTAGTAGGAGTGGCCGCAGCCGCAGTTATTTTTACGGGAAGCGTGAACATTAGTCCAACATTTGCAAAAACTTTAGCAACCATTCCTGTAATTGGTCCTATAGTTGAGGTTATTACCATTAAAGAAATTCATATAGACGAAAAAAATTACAATGCACATTTGAAAACTCCGAAAATAAATCATCTTGATAATAAGTCTTTAGAAAATAATTTAAACAAAAAATATATAGAAGAAAACCAAAAATTATATAAGGATTTTTCAAAAGAAGTAGAAACACTAAAAAAACAAGGCGGCGGCCATTTAGGCATTGATTCGGGATATGAAGTTAAAACGGATGATGAGCGTATTCTTTCTATCGCCCGTTTTGTTGAACAAACACAGGCTTCCTCGTATACAACAATTAAATTTGATACGATAGATAAGAAAAATAAAATTCTATTAACGCTTCCAAGTCTGTTCAAAGATAGTAAATATATAAATATAATTAGTGAAAATATAAAAGAACAAATGAGAAAACAAATAAAACAGGATGATAATAAAATATATTGGGTCGATCAGGCAGGACTAGAAGATTTGAATAAAGATGAGGTATTTAAACATATTTCTGCTGATCAAAACTTTTATATTAACCCTGATCATAAATTAGTGATTTCTTTCAATGAATATGAAGTTGCGCCTGGATATATGGGAGCAGTGGAATTCGTTATTCCGACAGAAATACTTTTAAATGATCTCGTTGGCCATGAATATATTCAATAG
- a CDS encoding YkuJ family protein — protein MSQLLGIIQRLKAMQDAKDTGEIQQRRFEVNGKTLCQVKFFPATDTFELEEYDEDKKVNKYQFDDIDITAIEIFDLVQEEKNPS, from the coding sequence ATGTCCCAACTATTAGGAATAATCCAAAGATTAAAGGCAATGCAGGATGCAAAAGATACCGGTGAAATTCAACAACGAAGATTTGAAGTAAACGGAAAAACATTATGTCAAGTGAAATTCTTCCCTGCAACAGATACATTTGAACTCGAAGAATATGATGAAGATAAGAAAGTGAATAAATACCAATTTGATGATATTGATATTACTGCCATAGAAATTTTCGACCTAGTGCAAGAAGAAAAGAATCCATCTTAG
- a CDS encoding N-acetyldiaminopimelate deacetylase, whose product MELSQFVQIRRELHKIPELGFKEFKTQEYLLNYIQKLPEDRYEIRKWRTGLLVKIFGTNPSKTIGYRTDIDGLPIDERTDLTFKSEHEGRMHACGHDFHMSIALGVLTFFVHHPIKDNLLFIFQPAEEGPGGAEPLLQSKEFKEWKPDLIFALHIAPEYPVGTIAVKEGLLFANTSELFIDLKGKGGHAAYPHQTNDMVVAASYLVTHLQSIISRNVDPLDSAVITVGKITGGTVQNIIAETARLEGTIRTLSVDSMKKVKKRIEALVKGLENGFECEASIDYGSMYHQVYNHELPTKHFMEFLKQREDVNLFICKEAMTGEDFGYMLKEIPGFMFWLGVDSPFGLHHAKINPKENAIDFSISTIIEYIQTL is encoded by the coding sequence ATGGAACTAAGCCAATTTGTGCAAATTCGCCGTGAACTACATAAAATCCCTGAACTAGGATTTAAAGAATTTAAAACGCAAGAATATCTTCTGAATTATATTCAAAAATTGCCCGAAGATCGGTATGAAATTCGCAAATGGAGGACAGGACTGCTTGTTAAAATATTTGGGACAAATCCTTCTAAAACAATTGGTTACCGGACGGATATCGATGGGTTACCGATTGATGAAAGAACCGATTTAACATTTAAATCAGAGCACGAAGGTAGGATGCATGCGTGTGGACATGACTTTCATATGAGTATTGCACTCGGTGTATTAACTTTCTTCGTTCATCATCCTATTAAAGACAATTTACTTTTTATTTTTCAACCTGCTGAAGAGGGACCCGGTGGAGCAGAACCATTATTGCAAAGTAAAGAATTTAAAGAATGGAAGCCGGATCTTATCTTTGCCTTACATATTGCACCGGAGTATCCTGTCGGCACGATTGCAGTTAAAGAAGGGTTATTATTTGCTAATACATCCGAACTATTTATTGATCTAAAAGGAAAAGGAGGGCATGCCGCCTATCCTCACCAAACGAATGATATGGTTGTAGCAGCTTCTTATCTAGTTACCCACCTCCAATCTATTATTTCAAGAAATGTTGATCCGCTTGATAGTGCTGTTATTACTGTAGGGAAAATTACAGGTGGTACAGTTCAAAACATTATTGCAGAGACTGCAAGGCTAGAAGGGACTATTCGCACCCTTTCGGTTGATTCGATGAAAAAGGTAAAGAAAAGGATTGAAGCGCTTGTTAAAGGCTTAGAAAATGGGTTTGAATGTGAAGCAAGCATTGATTATGGCAGCATGTATCATCAAGTATACAATCATGAGTTACCAACAAAGCATTTCATGGAATTTTTGAAACAAAGAGAAGATGTGAACCTTTTTATTTGCAAAGAGGCAATGACGGGAGAAGACTTTGGCTACATGTTAAAGGAAATTCCGGGATTTATGTTTTGGCTAGGAGTTGATTCACCGTTCGGTTTGCATCACGCAAAAATAAATCCAAAAGAGAATGCTATCGATTTTTCTATTAGCACGATCATTGAATATATCCAAACTTTATGA
- a CDS encoding MBL fold metallo-hydrolase, whose product MNTIDIDGRIKLIDLNDLNQPKRTGSYVLLEDSITLIETSASPSIPYLKEGLAKLNIGLDQIKYIILTHIHLDHGGGAGLFLKDCPNAQIVVHPKAARHLIDPTRLELGARAVYNEQFDQLFHPIIPIPKSRIITKENEETLQIGSKTSLIFYDTPGHANHHFGIYDPVSNGMFTGDTAGIYYWTLKEHGFDLFLPTTSPNQFNPLAMIESIKFFEQKNLSVLYFGHFGFTKKVALALDTVKNWIHKFVECSKKGYLSSELDERRIENTYLALRAAIFDFLYSEQVPKDHPVFATLELDLKICSMGLIDYLDKKE is encoded by the coding sequence TTGAACACGATAGACATTGATGGAAGAATTAAGTTAATCGATTTAAACGATCTTAACCAACCAAAAAGAACTGGTTCATATGTATTACTTGAGGATTCAATTACATTAATTGAAACATCGGCAAGTCCATCGATTCCTTACTTAAAAGAAGGGCTTGCCAAGCTAAATATTGGGTTAGACCAAATCAAATATATTATCCTAACACATATTCATCTTGACCATGGCGGTGGAGCGGGACTGTTTCTTAAAGACTGCCCTAATGCACAAATTGTCGTCCATCCAAAAGCTGCACGTCACTTAATCGATCCAACTAGATTAGAATTAGGTGCGAGAGCTGTTTATAACGAGCAATTTGACCAACTATTTCACCCGATTATTCCTATCCCTAAAAGTCGAATTATAACAAAAGAAAATGAGGAAACCTTGCAAATTGGCTCAAAAACATCACTAATCTTCTATGACACTCCAGGACATGCGAACCATCATTTTGGTATTTATGATCCTGTTTCTAACGGGATGTTTACAGGGGATACTGCTGGCATTTACTATTGGACGTTAAAAGAACATGGATTTGACCTCTTTTTGCCAACTACTTCCCCGAATCAATTTAATCCATTGGCGATGATTGAGTCGATTAAGTTCTTTGAACAGAAAAACTTAAGCGTCCTTTATTTTGGACATTTTGGATTTACAAAAAAGGTGGCTTTAGCATTAGATACAGTTAAGAATTGGATTCATAAATTCGTTGAATGCAGCAAAAAAGGATATTTATCAAGTGAATTGGATGAGCGTCGGATTGAAAATACCTACCTTGCTTTGCGAGCAGCTATTTTTGATTTTTTATATTCTGAGCAAGTCCCGAAAGACCATCCAGTTTTCGCCACCTTAGAACTCGATTTGAAGATATGTTCAATGGGATTAATTGATTATTTGGATAAAAAAGAATAA
- a CDS encoding DsbA family oxidoreductase — protein sequence MKIEIWSDFVCPFCYIGKRRLEMALKQFPERDQVEIAYRSYELDPNASKNNKLNIHETLAKKYGMSIEQAKEANNNIGKQAAEIGLIYQFDTMIPTNTFDAHRLAKFAEEKSFGAKMTEHLLKAYFTDSKKISDYNTLADLAEDIGLNREETIEMLNSSAYSNAVRADEAEAKQIGISGVPFFVINQKYAVSGAQPVEAFVNALNMVWEEENGKTPLKVINPNKSKSEYCTDEGCVVSED from the coding sequence ATGAAAATAGAAATATGGTCTGATTTTGTATGCCCATTTTGTTATATAGGTAAAAGACGGCTAGAAATGGCATTAAAACAGTTTCCAGAAAGGGATCAAGTTGAAATCGCTTATCGTAGCTATGAATTAGATCCGAATGCAAGTAAGAATAATAAATTGAACATACATGAGACATTGGCAAAGAAATATGGCATGAGCATTGAGCAAGCCAAAGAAGCAAATAACAATATAGGGAAACAAGCAGCAGAAATAGGATTAATCTATCAATTTGATACGATGATCCCAACAAATACATTTGATGCCCATCGTCTGGCGAAATTTGCTGAGGAAAAATCGTTTGGTGCTAAAATGACTGAACACTTGCTGAAAGCGTATTTTACAGACTCAAAAAAAATAAGTGATTACAATACTTTAGCAGATTTGGCGGAGGATATCGGTTTAAATCGTGAAGAAACAATTGAAATGTTAAATAGCTCTGCATATTCAAATGCTGTGAGAGCTGATGAGGCTGAGGCGAAACAAATCGGAATTTCGGGTGTCCCATTCTTTGTAATAAATCAAAAATACGCAGTTTCCGGAGCACAACCTGTTGAAGCATTTGTAAATGCATTAAATATGGTGTGGGAAGAGGAAAATGGGAAAACACCTTTGAAAGTGATCAATCCTAATAAATCAAAAAGCGAATACTGCACAGATGAAGGTTGTGTTGTTTCAGAAGACTAG
- a CDS encoding mechanosensitive ion channel family protein: protein MDWITKKLTEFDWTGFLLQVGMFLLKLVIIYIIYKIVKVIGRKIIHTSFEKYQSRMTISTARSKTLQNLVDNTFSYVLVFILFVTLLQTLGIKTTGILAGAGIVGLAVGFGAQGLVSDVVTGFFLLLEKQVDVDDYVTIGSFSGVVEQVGLRTTQIRSTDGTLHFLPNRQITTLSNHSRGNMQALVDFSIGDPSSIDHAINIIQQACDQIAIEDDNIVEGPNVLGVQSFESSDIQLRVIARTKNGKQSGVERKLKKVIKETIDSQIKVKENSN from the coding sequence ATGGATTGGATTACAAAAAAATTAACAGAGTTTGATTGGACAGGTTTCCTGCTCCAGGTTGGAATGTTTTTATTAAAACTCGTTATTATCTACATCATTTATAAAATCGTAAAAGTGATTGGAAGGAAAATCATTCATACCTCTTTTGAAAAATATCAAAGCAGAATGACAATTTCAACCGCAAGATCGAAAACATTACAAAACCTAGTTGATAATACATTTTCGTATGTTTTAGTTTTTATACTTTTTGTAACATTACTACAAACGTTAGGGATTAAAACAACAGGAATTCTTGCCGGGGCGGGGATTGTCGGCCTAGCAGTAGGTTTCGGAGCTCAAGGGCTTGTCAGCGATGTTGTTACAGGATTTTTCCTATTATTAGAAAAGCAAGTAGATGTTGACGACTATGTAACGATTGGCAGTTTTTCCGGGGTTGTCGAACAAGTGGGTTTACGGACAACTCAAATTCGCTCTACAGATGGAACATTGCATTTCCTTCCAAATCGCCAAATTACTACATTAAGTAATCATTCACGCGGAAATATGCAAGCACTAGTTGATTTCTCCATTGGAGACCCATCTTCAATCGATCATGCGATAAATATCATACAGCAGGCATGTGATCAAATAGCAATAGAAGATGATAATATTGTAGAAGGACCCAATGTATTAGGTGTTCAGTCATTCGAAAGTTCGGATATCCAGCTACGAGTTATTGCAAGAACAAAGAATGGAAAACAATCAGGTGTAGAACGAAAATTGAAAAAGGTTATTAAAGAAACTATTGATTCACAAATAAAAGTAAAGGAAAATTCGAATTAG
- a CDS encoding acetamidase/formamidase family protein, protein MKTFQKEQSILSFSSLHQPAYTVDLGETFSVETFDCYGGVITSAEQLRPNMQIDYINPATGPIFINNLKKGETLVVDIEDIQLDKQGVMVLYPGMGPLGELVKETDTKIFHVENGKILFNEFLELPIKPMIGVIGTAPLEGDVLCESPGDHGGNMDTKYITIGSKVYLPVYHDGGMLALGDLHASMGDGELDGSGIEIGGKVTMTVSKIHEPIPMPIVETAESFMYISSAESIEQASNKGMEAVVSLFEKKLSLSFNDAYRLLSAVCDLQISQIVNPLVTVRIVIPKTVVSNIF, encoded by the coding sequence TTGAAAACATTTCAAAAAGAGCAATCTATATTAAGTTTTTCTTCTTTGCATCAACCAGCTTATACAGTTGATTTAGGTGAAACTTTTTCCGTTGAAACATTTGATTGCTACGGAGGAGTTATTACAAGCGCCGAGCAGTTGCGCCCAAATATGCAAATTGATTATATTAATCCTGCGACGGGTCCAATTTTTATAAATAATCTTAAAAAGGGTGAAACCCTGGTCGTTGACATCGAAGATATTCAATTAGATAAACAGGGTGTAATGGTCTTATATCCGGGAATGGGTCCTCTAGGTGAACTGGTGAAAGAGACAGACACGAAAATTTTTCATGTTGAAAATGGAAAAATTTTATTTAATGAATTTCTAGAACTACCAATTAAGCCGATGATTGGTGTGATTGGCACTGCTCCACTTGAAGGGGATGTTTTGTGTGAGTCACCCGGTGATCATGGTGGTAATATGGATACTAAGTATATTACTATCGGAAGCAAAGTATATCTTCCCGTCTATCATGATGGGGGAATGTTAGCCTTAGGAGATTTACATGCATCGATGGGTGACGGTGAACTGGATGGTTCTGGTATAGAAATTGGTGGAAAAGTAACAATGACAGTGTCAAAAATACATGAACCGATCCCTATGCCTATAGTAGAAACAGCGGAATCATTTATGTATATTTCTTCCGCGGAAAGCATTGAACAAGCTTCAAACAAAGGGATGGAGGCAGTAGTGAGTTTATTTGAAAAAAAGTTGTCCTTATCATTTAATGATGCCTACCGGCTACTCAGTGCAGTTTGTGATCTACAAATAAGTCAAATTGTCAATCCATTAGTCACGGTTAGAATAGTTATACCAAAGACAGTTGTATCGAATATCTTTTAA
- the dapD gene encoding 2,3,4,5-tetrahydropyridine-2,6-dicarboxylate N-acetyltransferase, which translates to MDANEIISFISNSKKTTPVKVYVKGTLTGVNFGEHAQTFINGNSGVVFGEWSEISAVLEANRDKIEDYVVENDRRNSAIPLLDMKNINARIEPGAFIRDQVEIGNNVVIMMGAVINIGAVIGDGTMIDMNAVLGGRATVGKNCHVGAGAVLAGVIEPPSAKPVIIEDDVLIGANAVILEGVTVGKGSVVAAGAIVVSDVPPNTLVAGVPAKKLKEIDEKTKSKIEIKQELRNL; encoded by the coding sequence ATGGATGCAAATGAAATTATTTCTTTTATCTCTAATAGCAAAAAAACAACACCGGTAAAAGTGTATGTAAAAGGAACTTTAACGGGGGTTAACTTTGGTGAGCATGCTCAAACATTTATTAATGGAAACAGTGGAGTTGTATTTGGTGAATGGTCTGAAATATCCGCTGTGTTGGAAGCGAATCGGGATAAAATTGAAGATTATGTAGTTGAAAATGATCGACGTAATTCTGCTATTCCTTTGCTGGACATGAAAAATATTAATGCTCGAATTGAACCAGGTGCATTTATTCGTGACCAAGTTGAAATTGGTAATAATGTTGTTATTATGATGGGAGCAGTCATCAATATTGGTGCCGTTATTGGTGATGGCACAATGATTGATATGAATGCCGTATTAGGCGGACGAGCAACTGTAGGGAAAAATTGCCATGTTGGGGCTGGAGCTGTTTTAGCTGGAGTAATTGAGCCGCCATCTGCGAAACCGGTTATTATTGAAGACGATGTACTTATCGGTGCAAATGCGGTTATCCTTGAAGGTGTAACAGTTGGAAAAGGTTCTGTAGTAGCCGCAGGAGCAATAGTAGTGAGCGATGTTCCCCCGAATACACTTGTTGCAGGAGTTCCGGCTAAAAAATTAAAAGAAATAGATGAAAAAACAAAGTCAAAAATTGAAATTAAACAAGAACTCCGTAATCTATAA